One Thermoanaerobacter kivui genomic window, TTAAGAGGAGTTGGGGTGCCGTAGTAGTCTACGGTGATTCGGTCTAACAATGCAGGATTTGCTCTCCCCGCTCTTATAGCTGACAATTCGCTTTTTAAGACACTGAGAGATTTTTGCATTTTCTCTTCACTTACTTTTAGATAATCACTCATATTAAACCTCCTTTACTATTGTGCCAATATTTTTTCCAGTTACCACATTTTTTATGTTGCCATAAGTAGTAAGGTCAAAAACGATTATTGGTATCTTATTGTCCATGCACAAGGAAGTAGCTGTAGAATCCATAACTCCTAAACCTTTGTTTAAAACATCTAAATATGACAATTCTTTAAATTTTACAGCATCTGCGTATTTATTAGGGTCTTTGTCATAAACACCATCTACTTTTTTAGCTAACAATATCACTTCTGCATCTATTTCTGCTGCTCTTAACGAAGCAGCAGTATCAGTTGAAAAGAAGGGGTTTCCTGTTCCTGCAGCAAAAATTACAACTCGCCCTTTTTCTAAATGTCTTATAGCTCTTCTGCGTATATAAGGCTCCGCTATTGCTCTCATTTCAATAGCAGTTTGAACTCTTGTTTCAACTCCTCTTTGCTCCAATGCATCCTGTAAAGCAAGGGCATTTATCACTGTGGCTAGCATTCCCATGTGATCTGCAGTAGTTCTGTCCATCCCAATTCCTTCTCTGCCACGCCATATATTTCCTCCGCCAACTACAAGACCAATTTGAACCCCCATTTCTTTTACTTCTTTTATTTCATCTGCTATTAAATTGACTGTATCGAAATCAATTCCATAACTCTTTTTACCTGCTAAAGCTTCACCTGAGATTTTCAGAACTATGCGTTTATACACAACAGACACATTAACACCCCATTCTTATTAGTTCTATATAAAATTTGAAAATCCTTCTTGCTTTTTTAAAATTTATTTATAAAAATGGGACACAACCGTGTCCCTATTTGGTTGCCTATTTAATTTTATTACTCATTAGAAGAAGTTTCAATACCTTCTCCTCTTTCAAATCTAACAAATCTTCTTATAACAATATTTTCGCCTAATTTTGCTATTTTCTCATTTAACAAATCTTTAACTGTCTTTTCAGGGTCTCTAATGTATGCTTGCTCTAAAAGACAATTTTCCTTATAAAATTTTTCTATACGCCCTTCTACTATTTTGTCTACCACATTTTGAGGTTTGCCTTCATTTAAGGCTTGAGCTTTTAAAATCTCTTTCTCTTTTTCAATTACAGCCGCTGGCACATCCTCTCTGGAAATATAGCGAGGATTTGCAGCTGCTATTTGCATACATATTTCCTTGACAAAGGTTTTGAATTCTTCAGTATTTGCTACAAAATCTGTTTCACAGTTTACTTCCACCAAAACGCCTATTCTTCCACCACTGTGTATGTAGGCATCAACCAACCCTTCATTAGCAACTCTACCAGCTTTTTTAGCTGCGGCAGCTAAACCTTTTTCTCTCAAAATATCTATAGCCTTTTCCATATCTCCGTTGGCTTCCATTAAAGCCTTTTTGCAATCCATCATTCCAGCACCAGTGCGTTCTCTCAATTCTTTCACAGCTTGTGCAGAGATCATCAAAAAAATACCTCCTTATTTAATATACAATTAGTGGTAAGGACTGTAGCTAATTTTTTCCTTACCACTAATAAAGTTTTTTATTCTTCTGCAGCAACAAATTGTTCTCCTTGATTGCCTTCTATTACGGCATCAGCGATTTTAGAAGCAATCAACTTAACAGCCCTTATAGCATCGTCATTTCCCGGAATAGGATAATCAATAAGCTCAGGATCGCAATTAGTATCTACAATAGCTACAATCGGTATATCAAGGCTTCGTGCTTCTGAAACAGCTATAGCTTCTTTCTTGGGGTCAACTACAAAGAGAGCAGAAGGCAATGATTCCATATTTTCTATGCCGCCCAAGAATTTTTGCAGCCTTTCTTTTTCTTTTTTAAGCTTTATGACTTCCTTTTTAGGAAGAACTTCAAAAGTTCCATCCTCTTCCATCTTTTTGAGTTCTTTTAATCTTGCAATTCTTCCCCTAATTGTCTTAAAGTTCGTTAACATTCCGCCCAACCATCTTTGATTGACATAAAACATTCCACATCTTTCAGCTTCTTCTTTGATTGA contains:
- the pyrH gene encoding UMP kinase, with the protein product MSVVYKRIVLKISGEALAGKKSYGIDFDTVNLIADEIKEVKEMGVQIGLVVGGGNIWRGREGIGMDRTTADHMGMLATVINALALQDALEQRGVETRVQTAIEMRAIAEPYIRRRAIRHLEKGRVVIFAAGTGNPFFSTDTAASLRAAEIDAEVILLAKKVDGVYDKDPNKYADAVKFKELSYLDVLNKGLGVMDSTATSLCMDNKIPIIVFDLTTYGNIKNVVTGKNIGTIVKEV
- the tsf gene encoding translation elongation factor Ts — its product is MISAQAVKELRERTGAGMMDCKKALMEANGDMEKAIDILREKGLAAAAKKAGRVANEGLVDAYIHSGGRIGVLVEVNCETDFVANTEEFKTFVKEICMQIAAANPRYISREDVPAAVIEKEKEILKAQALNEGKPQNVVDKIVEGRIEKFYKENCLLEQAYIRDPEKTVKDLLNEKIAKLGENIVIRRFVRFERGEGIETSSNE
- the rpsB gene encoding 30S ribosomal protein S2, which codes for MSVISMKQLLEAGVHFGHQTRRWNPKMAPYIFTERNGIYIIDLQQTVQKLEEAYDFVKKLAMEGGTILFVGTKKQAQDSIKEEAERCGMFYVNQRWLGGMLTNFKTIRGRIARLKELKKMEEDGTFEVLPKKEVIKLKKEKERLQKFLGGIENMESLPSALFVVDPKKEAIAVSEARSLDIPIVAIVDTNCDPELIDYPIPGNDDAIRAVKLIASKIADAVIEGNQGEQFVAAEE